The DNA window CATTACCTACGACATCAACGGTACCACCAACTACTCGCCCGCGGTGGAACAACAACATGGGTTGAGCGGCATGCGCGCGGTGGCGCAATTAGTGAAACGGGAGCTAGCGGATGCGATTACTCGGGCTGGATGTCAGTGAAAAACGGATCGGCGTGGCGATGACGGATCCGCTGGGATGGACGGTGCAACCGATCACGACGTTGCAGCGGCAGCGGTTGGAACTCGACTTGGAAACGATCGTCACCTATGTGCAGGATTACGGGATTCGGCAGATTGTCGTCGGATTGCCGTTGCGCGGCGTGGAAGGGATCGTCGGAGCGCAGGCGGAGAAGGTGCTGGCATTCTGCGAGGCGTTGCGCGGCTATTGCGTGGGGCGTGGCGTGCCGACGGCAGTGTTGCCGTGGGACGAGAGTTTGACCACGCGTGAGGCGCGCGCGTTATTGAAGGCCCAAGGGACGCGGCGAAAACGTCGCAAACAGGCGGAAGACCAACTGGCGGCCGTGCTGATCCTACAGAGCTATTTGGCCGCAGAGCAGGAAAAACTATGCGGATGCTCGGGCGACTGATCTTGCGCTGCTTCGTGCTCGGGATCGTGTTGGCGATCGCGGCCTTTGTGGGACTCGAATATTATTTGAGTCAACACTTTGTGCACTCCACGCGGATCGTGGCCATTCCCGGAGGCACCTCGTTGCGTGGTGTGGCGCGGGCGTTAACGCGGGAACGCGTGATCGATTTCCCCGGACTGTTCGTGCTGTACGGCCGACTGCAGGGCACTTCGCATCTGATGAAGGCCGGGGAATACGAATTTGCCGATGGTCTCACGGCGCGCCAAGTTTACGACAAGCTAGTGCGTGGCGATGTTCGCACCTACGAAGTTCGGATCCCGGAAGGATGGACGCTGCAACAGATCGCATCGTATGTGGCCGCGCAACCGTTCGCGACGAGTCCGAAGTTCGGCGACGAATTCATCGCCGCGTGCCGCGATCCGGCACGGATTGCGAAGCTGGGCATTGTCGCTCACTCGCTCGAAGGGTTTCTTTTTCCCAGCACCTATTACGTCCAGCGTCCGAAGAGTGCGGCCGAGCTGGTTGATCGGCTGACTGTCGAGTTCGAGCGCCAATTCGACGCAGGTCTGCGCGCGCAACTCGCGGCGCGTGGGCTGTCGCTGCTGCAACTGGTCACGCTCGCCTCGATCATCGAGCGGGAGACCGGCGCCGCGGTGGAGCGGCCGTTAGTGAGCGCGGTGTTTCATAATCGGCTGAAGGTCAATATGCCGCTCGCGAGCGATCCGACGGTAATTTACGGATTGCCGAAGTTTGAAGGGAACATCCGGCGCGCCGACTTGGAAAATCCGCATCCGTATAATACGTATATCCACGCCGGGCTCCCCCCCGGCCCGATCGCCAATCCCGGCCGCGCGGCGCTCGAAGCCGCGCTCAATCCGGCCGCGGTCGATTACCTCTTCTTCGTCTCCAAGAACGACGGGACTCACTTCTTCAGCACCAAATACGCCGACCACGCGGCCGCAGTGGACCGCTATCAGCGCCGTCGAGCGGCGCCGTCCGGGCCATAGTCAAAATGCGAATCGGCTTTCATTCTGAGAAAAAACTGAGGAGTGCTGA is part of the Deltaproteobacteria bacterium genome and encodes:
- the mltG gene encoding endolytic transglycosylase MltG, whose amino-acid sequence is MRMLGRLILRCFVLGIVLAIAAFVGLEYYLSQHFVHSTRIVAIPGGTSLRGVARALTRERVIDFPGLFVLYGRLQGTSHLMKAGEYEFADGLTARQVYDKLVRGDVRTYEVRIPEGWTLQQIASYVAAQPFATSPKFGDEFIAACRDPARIAKLGIVAHSLEGFLFPSTYYVQRPKSAAELVDRLTVEFERQFDAGLRAQLAARGLSLLQLVTLASIIERETGAAVERPLVSAVFHNRLKVNMPLASDPTVIYGLPKFEGNIRRADLENPHPYNTYIHAGLPPGPIANPGRAALEAALNPAAVDYLFFVSKNDGTHFFSTKYADHAAAVDRYQRRRAAPSGP
- the ruvX gene encoding Holliday junction resolvase RuvX — translated: MRLLGLDVSEKRIGVAMTDPLGWTVQPITTLQRQRLELDLETIVTYVQDYGIRQIVVGLPLRGVEGIVGAQAEKVLAFCEALRGYCVGRGVPTAVLPWDESLTTREARALLKAQGTRRKRRKQAEDQLAAVLILQSYLAAEQEKLCGCSGD